The following are encoded together in the Acanthochromis polyacanthus isolate Apoly-LR-REF ecotype Palm Island chromosome 14, KAUST_Apoly_ChrSc, whole genome shotgun sequence genome:
- the LOC127537121 gene encoding uncharacterized protein LOC127537121, translating to MEVSAGRRIYSREELFSLRQNKSGLQHPIPVDILRCFHGCRAGAKVKARKWRYKPFLPSVIMGNVNSLPNKSDELETLVKTDKTYRECSLLCFTETWLNYNNSDSTVDLPGFTLIKSDRDAKASGKKKGGGLVLFVNQRWCNSSHITVKEKLCCPGIELLAFALRPCYVPREFSHIITILVCIPPKATDLVPCDVLHDTVARIQTQHPEALVIISGDFNHVSLSSHLTGFTQFVNCPTRENKTLDLLYANVKEAYRATALPPLGRSDHYLVYLQTCYKPCVLRQSATKVQIRRWTLQASEALRDCFESTDWNVLLETDEDSMNTDRQVDCFTEYINFCRDTVIPAKTVRCFPNNKPWITSDIKAILNQKKQAFRDGDKERLKEVQHELKRRLKVAKMEYKKKIERNFQHSNIRDVWRGISTISGHNDKKRREPIVGDVERADELNLFFNRFDTVDTPTSTATPPSSPQHVEIPTIALLLLHLLHVSTDETTSVPAPVSVSVTETGVMLELQRLCSGKAAGPDGVCPRLLKDCSAQLCQPLHRIFNLSLQLGRVPALWKTSCMSYRYQKSNVWLN from the coding sequence ATGGAGGTTTCTGCTGGGAGAAGAATCTATTCAAGAGAGGAGCTTTTTTCATTGAGACAGAACAAATCTGGACTGCAACATCCAATTCCAGTGGACATCTTGAGGTGTTTTCATGGTTGTCGTGCTGGTGCAAAGGTGAAGGCTAGGAAATGGAGATACAAGCCCTTTCTTCCATCAGTCATCATGGGAAACGTGAACTCTTTGCCAAACAAAAGTGACGAGCTGGAGACATTGGTGAAGACGGACAAAACATACCGTGAATGCAgtctcctgtgttttactgagacCTGGTTGAATTATAACAACTCAGACTCAACTGTGGATCTACCTGGCTTCACCCTCATAAAGTCAGACAGAGATGCTAAAgctagtggcaagaagaaaggaggaggtctGGTTTTATTTGTTAACCAGAGATGGTGTAACTCCTCGCACATAACGGTTAAGGAGAAGTTGTGTTGTCCAGGTATTGAACTGTTGGCATTTGCCCTTCGTCCATGCTATGTTCcaagggagttcagtcacatcataacaatacttgtatgcattccacccaaagcaactgacttggttccatgtgatgtgttgcatgatactgttgctaggatacagactcaacatcctgaggcacttgtaataatatcaggagatttcaatcatgtcagcctctcctctcacctgactggatttacacagtttgttaactgccctaccagagagaataaaaccctagacctgctgtatgccaatgtcaaagaagcttacagagctactgccttaccaccactgggcaggtcagatcattacctggtttatctgcagacctgttacaaaccttgtgtgctgagacagtctgcaactaaagtccaaatcagaaGATGGACTCTTCaagctagtgaagctctaagggactgctttgaatcaacagactggaatgtgctcctggaaacagatgaggacagtatgaacactgacagacaggttgattgttttactgaatacatcaacttctgtagagacacagtcatacctgcaaagactgttcgctgtttccccaataacaaaccatggatcacaagcgacataaaggcaatcctcaaccagaaaaaacaagcttttagagatggtgacaaagaacggctcaaagaagtgcaacatgagttgaagaggagactgaaagtggcaaagatggaatacaaaaagaagatagagaggaattttcaacacagtaacatccgtgatgtgtggagaggaatcagtaccatctctggacacaacgataaaaagaggagggagccaatagtgggtgatgtagaaagagctgacgaactcaacttgttcttcaacagatttgacactgtggacacacctacttccactgctactcctccttcttctcctcaacatgtggaaatccccactatagcccttcttctcctccatctcctacACGTCTCCACAGATGAAACCACTTCCGTTCCAGCACCTGTATccgtctctgtcacagagacaggggtgatgttggagcttcagagactttgctctgggaaggcagctggcccagatggtgtatgtccaagACTCCTTAAAGACTGttctgcacaactgtgtcaacctctccacaggatcttcaacctgagtctacagctggggcgggtgcctgctctatggaaaacatcctgtatgtcgtaccggtaccaaaaatcaaatgtctggctgaactaa